A region of the Desulfovibrio sp. JC010 genome:
AAGCAGATCAGGGCGATGTTGATGATTTATTGGCTTCGCTTGGGTTGTAGGATTGTATAGATTAGATTTAGATCTTATTTAGTTGAAAAATAAAAAGCGGGAAGCCTTACTTTGTGGTGAGGTTTCCCGCTTTTTTGTTATCTTTTTCAAGTTGTTCAGGAGTATTTATTCTGTACTTTTATCTGTTTCGCCTTTGGATATTGATATAGCTTGTTTTAGACTTTTGAGGATTCTTTTTGCGGCTGTTGGCATTTTAGTTTTCTTTGTTTTCTTCTAGTTCGTCTAGCCAGCCTTGTACTTTTTCGATCATTGGGGCTGCGCCGATTTGTTTGTATAGAGTGAGAGACTTTTTCCAAAACTCTTCCGCCCCTTCAAGGTCCCCCTGTATCTGACGAATTGATCCAAGATTGCCATAACGAACAGCCAAACCTTCTTTACGGCCTAGCTCTTTATCTAGTTCCAAAGCCTTATAATAAAACTCTTCCGCACCTGCGATATCCCCCCGATCTATACAAATTAAGCCTAAATTACTGTAATTAGCTGCTATACCTTCTTTACGACCTATTTCTTTGTCAATTTCAAGAGCTTTATTATATAGTTTTTCCGCACCATCATAGTCACCGTGGCTCATACGAATTAAACCGAGGTTACCATATTGAATAGCAATACGTTCTTTACTGTCTAACTCTATACCTATTTCTAAAGATTTATTATAAAAATACTCCGCACCGTTAAGGTCACCTTGACTATGACGAATTGAACCAAGGTTGCCATATTGAATAGCAATACGCTCTTTACAGTCTAATTCCTTCCCTATCTCTAAAGCCTTATTATAGAATTCTTCCGCACCTTCTAAATCACCCTGAATCTTACGAATCAAGCCAAGGCTACCGTAAGCTGGTGCCATAGTATCTTTACAGCCCAGCCCTTTAGCAATCAATAGTACCTTATTATAAAATTTTTCTGCACTTTTAAGGTTACCTTGAGCACTATGAATATTGCCGAGGTTACCGTAAGCAACGGCCTTCCATTTTTTATCATTTTTCTTAAGCTGCAAAATTCTCATGCATGCTATTTTAGCATCTTCAAACTTACCAAATAAAGATTGTAGCAACCCTAAACGATTCCACCCCTCAGCACTATTTGGATCAAGTTCAACAGATTTTTGATATGCTTGAAATGCTTTTTTGGGGTTATTCATGAAAACTAAAAATCCTGCATTGCGATATGCTTCCGCAGCCTTTAAAGCACTTTCATTGGCAGATTCTTCATCCTTTTGAGCTTGTTTGAGATAAAAAGCCTCGGCTAACTCAAAATTACCTTTGGCAAGCTCAGCTTCAGCCCGTGCGGCATGACTATCTTCTTCAGGAGTCTCTTGCGGCTCACGCAAACCATCAATGACATCTTTAAGAGCC
Encoded here:
- a CDS encoding tetratricopeptide repeat protein codes for the protein MFNSTQLLDAAMVVPGFPWFWEQTLTIKLTLFCVVFAGYPVVVHIVSFFKKKPERMDSQSLAEKLYDDLKVAQQAVQSKDQDIKALKDVIDGLREPQETPEEDSHAARAEAELAKGNFELAEAFYLKQAQKDEESANESALKAAEAYRNAGFLVFMNNPKKAFQAYQKSVELDPNSAEGWNRLGLLQSLFGKFEDAKIACMRILQLKKNDKKWKAVAYGNLGNIHSAQGNLKSAEKFYNKVLLIAKGLGCKDTMAPAYGSLGLIRKIQGDLEGAEEFYNKALEIGKELDCKERIAIQYGNLGSIRHSQGDLNGAEYFYNKSLEIGIELDSKERIAIQYGNLGLIRMSHGDYDGAEKLYNKALEIDKEIGRKEGIAANYSNLGLICIDRGDIAGAEEFYYKALELDKELGRKEGLAVRYGNLGSIRQIQGDLEGAEEFWKKSLTLYKQIGAAPMIEKVQGWLDELEENKEN